In one Methylocaldum szegediense genomic region, the following are encoded:
- a CDS encoding efflux transporter outer membrane subunit, with product MRLGTIHRRLLAGSLALFLIGGCAWIPSGGQRAEFTQTPPDMAQKLSAVRGDESLKVRPSWPNNRWWLQFGSSELNYLMDMALKDNPGVKAAAARLREAEGFARVEGARLLPFLDAEAEVATARFSEYSVNVALRGAHTVSALINPFSLRYEFDFWGKNRAALEAALGEAAAEEAELAKVRLQLTAAIARCYFRGVALRQQLDLAEEMVGLRRQLLELARTRYDLGLDSADPVKQAETELQTASKRHAATRDYLDLQRNLLARLIGRGPDATQHLFNRRVNLPERIPLPEKLPLELLAHRPDLAAALHRAEAAAQRIKVAKASFYPTVDLTAFVGFNALRMTKGASSLANILFSGNSFAYGVAPGVRLPIFEGGRLRGQLSVQRAEYDEAVELYNKTLLQAIQEVADSLSNWRDTQKIVEAQNRLLTSQREALDLALERLRSGLDDRRAVLARQHAVLDHEYALKTFETDQYVAMTDLIEALGGGYSNGLDATRLQPMSD from the coding sequence ATGAGGTTGGGAACGATCCATCGTCGCCTGCTCGCGGGCTCCCTAGCGCTATTTCTGATCGGGGGTTGCGCCTGGATTCCTTCGGGCGGCCAACGTGCCGAGTTCACCCAAACGCCGCCGGATATGGCCCAGAAATTGTCCGCGGTCCGCGGAGACGAGTCGCTGAAGGTGCGACCGTCTTGGCCCAACAACCGCTGGTGGCTGCAGTTCGGCAGTTCCGAGCTGAACTATCTAATGGATATGGCGCTCAAGGACAATCCCGGCGTCAAGGCGGCTGCGGCGAGGTTACGCGAGGCGGAAGGTTTCGCCCGGGTCGAAGGGGCGAGGCTACTGCCCTTCCTCGACGCTGAGGCGGAGGTCGCAACGGCACGGTTTTCGGAGTACAGCGTCAATGTCGCCCTAAGAGGTGCGCATACCGTCTCGGCGCTGATCAATCCTTTTAGCCTACGCTACGAATTCGATTTCTGGGGTAAGAATCGTGCCGCGTTGGAAGCGGCCCTCGGCGAAGCGGCGGCCGAAGAGGCGGAGCTGGCCAAAGTCAGGCTGCAATTGACGGCGGCGATAGCGAGATGTTACTTCCGAGGCGTCGCGCTACGCCAACAGCTCGATTTGGCGGAAGAGATGGTCGGCTTGCGGCGGCAATTGCTCGAACTGGCAAGGACGCGCTATGACTTGGGTTTGGATTCCGCTGATCCCGTCAAGCAGGCCGAAACGGAACTACAGACGGCCAGCAAGCGCCACGCCGCGACCCGTGACTATTTGGACCTGCAGCGTAACCTGTTGGCGCGTCTGATTGGCCGCGGTCCCGATGCTACACAGCACCTGTTCAACCGGCGGGTCAATCTGCCCGAAAGAATTCCGCTGCCCGAGAAGCTTCCCCTGGAACTGCTCGCCCATCGCCCGGATCTGGCGGCAGCACTGCACAGGGCCGAAGCGGCCGCGCAGCGGATCAAGGTGGCTAAAGCCAGCTTTTACCCGACCGTCGATTTGACGGCTTTTGTCGGGTTCAACGCGTTGCGTATGACCAAGGGTGCGAGCTCCCTCGCCAATATTCTGTTTTCGGGGAACAGCTTCGCGTACGGCGTCGCGCCCGGCGTTAGGCTTCCTATTTTCGAGGGGGGACGTCTGCGCGGTCAATTGTCGGTACAGCGGGCGGAATACGACGAGGCCGTTGAGCTTTACAACAAGACTCTGCTGCAGGCGATTCAGGAAGTCGCCGATAGCCTCAGTAATTGGCGCGACACTCAAAAAATTGTCGAGGCGCAGAACCGTCTGTTGACTTCGCAGCGCGAGGCGCTCGATCTCGCCCTGGAGCGGCTTCGAAGCGGTTTAGACGACCGCCGAGCGGTGCTGGCGCGCCAGCACGCCGTATTGGATCACGAGTACGCGCTAAAGACGTTTGAAACCGATCAGTATGTCGCCATGACCGATCTTATTGAGGCCTTGGGCGGAGGCTATTCGAACGGTCTCGACGCCACACGCCTGCAGCCGATGTCGGATTGA
- the ccmI gene encoding c-type cytochrome biogenesis protein CcmI, which translates to MTVFWLSAVLILAVGYIFFLPALLGKAGSGRINRARLNLLLHRQRQAELAQEAANPEDLQRLTAELERNLLSELETSEETKTQAGTRGRSVVVAALATIPIMALTLYLALGRVDLIGARAPNNMADIEESIRLLAERLAKQPNDLEGWVLLARSLQATDQPDKALKAYEFALKLAPEDLDIKAFYAQALAEILQGSMAGKPTEIVDEILKKDPNHRTALWMAGIAAAERKDAAKAVEYWEKLKSQFAPGSEEAKQIAGYIARVQGIPTPSEPSAPAASGTGKHIRVTVTLAEHLKSRVSPDDALFVFARTAEGPPMPLAVVRKKAKDLPVEVVLDDSMSMVQGMTLSTADRVVIGARISKSGQPKAENGDLQGLSEALAPEDSGSYKIVVDQVIGQ; encoded by the coding sequence ATGACGGTTTTCTGGCTTTCGGCCGTACTGATCCTCGCGGTCGGCTATATCTTTTTCCTTCCCGCGCTTCTGGGCAAAGCCGGCAGCGGACGGATAAACCGAGCGAGGCTCAATCTCCTTTTGCACCGGCAGCGGCAAGCCGAACTCGCTCAGGAAGCAGCCAACCCAGAGGACTTGCAACGTCTGACCGCGGAATTGGAGCGTAACCTGCTTAGCGAGCTTGAGACATCCGAAGAGACGAAAACGCAAGCGGGTACCCGTGGCCGTTCCGTGGTTGTCGCTGCGCTCGCGACCATTCCGATAATGGCTTTAACGCTTTATCTTGCGCTCGGCCGCGTCGACCTCATCGGCGCTCGTGCGCCCAACAACATGGCCGACATCGAGGAGAGCATACGCCTGCTGGCGGAGCGTCTCGCCAAACAACCGAACGATCTGGAAGGCTGGGTATTGCTCGCCCGCTCGCTGCAAGCCACCGATCAGCCGGATAAGGCATTGAAAGCCTACGAGTTCGCCCTAAAGCTCGCCCCCGAAGATTTGGACATCAAGGCTTTTTACGCACAGGCCCTGGCGGAAATTCTCCAGGGCAGCATGGCCGGTAAGCCGACCGAGATCGTCGACGAAATCCTGAAGAAGGATCCCAATCACCGGACCGCGCTTTGGATGGCAGGCATCGCGGCCGCGGAGAGGAAAGACGCGGCCAAGGCGGTGGAGTATTGGGAAAAATTGAAGAGTCAGTTCGCGCCGGGCAGCGAGGAAGCCAAGCAGATTGCCGGCTACATCGCCAGAGTCCAAGGCATCCCGACGCCGAGCGAGCCGTCGGCACCCGCCGCAAGCGGAACCGGCAAACACATCCGCGTCACGGTGACCTTGGCCGAACACCTAAAATCCCGAGTTTCGCCGGACGACGCACTATTCGTCTTTGCCCGCACGGCCGAAGGCCCGCCCATGCCCTTGGCGGTCGTCCGCAAAAAAGCCAAAGACCTCCCGGTGGAAGTCGTGCTGGACGATTCCATGTCCATGGTCCAAGGCATGACGCTCTCTACCGCCGACCGCGTCGTGATCGGCGCGCGCATTTCCAAGAGTGGACAACCGAAGGCCGAAAACGGCGATCTGCAGGGGTTGAGCGAGGCCTTGGCTCCCGAAGATAGCGGAAGCTACAAGATCGTGGTCGACCAGGTCATCGGACAATAG
- the ccmE gene encoding cytochrome c maturation protein CcmE produces MTPRRRRMIVVGLILVGVSLATFLALTAFQKNLLYFYTPSQVAAGEAPKGYPFRVGGLVVEGSVQREPDSLTVRFSVTDGNAAVPILYTGILPDLFREGQGIISVGQINADGVFEASQVLAKHDENYMPPEVADSLKQSGQMSLNYKDFQK; encoded by the coding sequence ATGACCCCACGCCGCCGCCGCATGATCGTGGTCGGGCTGATTCTGGTTGGCGTCAGCTTAGCGACGTTTCTCGCACTTACCGCATTCCAAAAGAACTTGTTGTACTTTTATACCCCTTCGCAAGTCGCCGCGGGCGAAGCGCCCAAGGGTTACCCCTTCCGGGTCGGCGGACTGGTGGTTGAGGGCAGTGTGCAGCGCGAACCCGATAGCTTGACGGTACGCTTCTCGGTTACCGACGGAAACGCCGCGGTTCCTATCCTCTACACGGGCATCCTGCCCGATTTGTTTCGCGAAGGTCAGGGCATCATCTCGGTCGGGCAGATCAACGCGGATGGCGTGTTCGAGGCCAGCCAAGTGCTCGCCAAACACGACGAGAATTACATGCCGCCCGAGGTTGCCGACTCGCTGAAGCAAAGCGGACAGATGTCCCTCAACTATAAGGATTTTCAGAAATGA
- a CDS encoding class I SAM-dependent methyltransferase: MSSPVKLPYFDALLNLLDRGDPNVERAFGRHVHWGYWPDPRQADGSAEDFALAAERLAEMVYTAAEAQDGQRILDAGCGFGGTVASLNGRLRNAELIGLNIDRRQLRRAREQVSAEIGNVLNWVQADACALPFANCSFDTVLAVECIFHFPSRRSFFEEAYRVLKPGGRLALSDFVPKPLLRPAMTFASRWPASAGFYGRCKFHSTLKDYRHLAAETGFVIRHERDITSNTLPTYDFVRKLAKDLSTTTVSAIIETLFAEWASRLGLLRYLVLALEKPS, translated from the coding sequence ATGTCCAGCCCGGTCAAACTGCCTTATTTCGATGCCCTTCTGAATCTCCTGGATCGAGGCGATCCCAATGTGGAACGGGCTTTCGGGCGTCACGTGCATTGGGGTTATTGGCCCGACCCTAGGCAGGCCGACGGATCGGCCGAAGATTTCGCGCTGGCGGCCGAGCGGCTTGCCGAAATGGTCTATACGGCGGCGGAAGCCCAGGATGGCCAGCGGATATTGGATGCTGGCTGCGGCTTCGGCGGCACGGTCGCGAGCCTAAACGGCCGATTACGAAACGCCGAATTGATCGGCCTGAACATCGATCGACGCCAGTTGCGGCGCGCGCGTGAACAGGTTTCTGCAGAGATCGGGAACGTCCTTAACTGGGTTCAAGCCGACGCCTGCGCCCTACCCTTCGCCAACTGCAGTTTCGACACGGTTCTGGCGGTTGAATGCATTTTTCATTTCCCGAGCCGGAGAAGCTTCTTCGAAGAGGCGTACCGGGTGCTGAAACCCGGCGGGCGGTTGGCTTTATCAGACTTTGTCCCGAAGCCGTTGCTGCGGCCCGCCATGACCTTCGCTTCCCGCTGGCCGGCTTCGGCCGGATTCTACGGGCGCTGCAAGTTTCACAGTACCCTGAAGGACTATCGCCACCTGGCTGCGGAAACGGGATTCGTCATCCGCCATGAACGGGATATCACATCCAACACCCTGCCTACTTATGATTTCGTGCGCAAGCTAGCCAAGGACCTGTCGACGACAACGGTGTCGGCGATCATCGAAACCCTGTTCGCAGAATGGGCCAGCCGATTGGGACTGCTGCGCTATCTAGTGTTGGCCTTAGAGAAGCCCAGCTGA
- a CDS encoding beta/gamma crystallin domain-containing protein translates to MLTKFGPRLGRFTSSFFTAALLASASSVVAAKECWLDLYDQADYQGSHVRVKGPAELPSLKSLNGEDWSNRIESLIVGPDAEVYAFKQENFEDTPQGPVYHENELQAWGEKDIASAQDLKISFGPGTKQHHLGDLNFHRNINSLKVQCRR, encoded by the coding sequence ATGTTAACCAAGTTCGGTCCTAGGCTTGGCAGGTTTACGTCGTCTTTTTTCACGGCTGCTCTGTTGGCTTCAGCGAGTTCGGTAGTCGCCGCAAAGGAATGCTGGCTCGATCTTTACGACCAAGCGGATTATCAAGGCTCCCACGTCCGAGTGAAAGGACCGGCCGAGTTGCCCAGCCTCAAGTCGCTGAACGGTGAGGACTGGAGCAATCGCATCGAAAGTTTGATCGTCGGTCCGGATGCCGAGGTTTATGCCTTTAAGCAGGAAAATTTCGAAGATACTCCCCAAGGACCGGTCTACCACGAGAACGAGCTTCAAGCTTGGGGAGAAAAGGATATTGCGAGCGCTCAGGACTTAAAGATCAGTTTCGGTCCAGGAACCAAGCAACACCACTTAGGAGACTTAAATTTTCACCGCAACATTAATTCGCTGAAAGTTCAGTGTCGCCGGTGA
- a CDS encoding heme lyase CcmF/NrfE family subunit, with the protein MIAELGHIALIMALFMALLQSVFPLLGAAQGVPVWMAVGRAAGRAQFFFLAVAFACLIASFVNHDFSVLYVARNSNTALPLYYRISAAWGAHEGSMLLWALIMGLWTVMVTIFSRSLSEEFLARVLGIMGLVSVGILLFILLTSNPFERHFPPPADGNDLNPLLQDIGMTVHPPMLYMGYVGLSVAFSFAIAALLGGSLDSAWARWSRPWTLIAWVFLTLGIVLGSWWAYYELGWGGWWFWDPVENASFMPWLVATALLHSLAVTEKRGAFKAWTVLLAIFAFSLSLLGTFLVRSGVLTSVHAFASDPARGLFILIFLAIVVGSSLLLYAIRAPMVKDQVRYGFVSKENLLLLNNVLLITAAASILLGTLYPLVLDALQLGKISVGSPYFASVFGPLMTPIFLLAGIAPMFAWREADLGKIARRARFVFLASLVLGVVSTAVFWDPMDIKTMAGLSTAFWLAASALLSVWNRVRLRESPLQGLKAQSRSFYGMTLAHIGIAVFLTGVVLSERYSQEEIVRLAPGESSTLGDYTFTFKGVTEVQGPNFVAQQGEFRVQRGEREVAELRPQKRVYLVQRNVMTEAAIDPGLTRDLYVALGERMDGGAWSVRLYYKPFIRWIWLGGLLMIAGGLFSAADRRYRLATRQAEAWNESAESKLA; encoded by the coding sequence ATGATCGCGGAATTGGGGCATATCGCCTTGATCATGGCGCTGTTCATGGCGCTGTTGCAGTCGGTGTTTCCACTGCTCGGCGCGGCGCAGGGCGTGCCGGTCTGGATGGCGGTGGGGCGGGCCGCTGGGCGTGCCCAGTTCTTCTTCCTAGCCGTGGCGTTTGCCTGCCTGATCGCGAGCTTCGTGAATCACGATTTTTCCGTGCTCTATGTGGCGCGGAATTCCAATACCGCCCTGCCCCTTTATTACCGTATTTCTGCCGCCTGGGGCGCCCACGAAGGCTCGATGTTGCTCTGGGCCTTGATCATGGGGCTGTGGACAGTGATGGTGACGATCTTTAGCCGCAGTCTGTCTGAGGAATTCCTGGCGCGCGTCTTGGGCATCATGGGTCTCGTCAGTGTCGGCATTCTGTTGTTCATCCTGCTGACCTCGAATCCCTTCGAGCGCCACTTTCCGCCGCCCGCCGACGGCAACGACCTCAATCCCCTGCTCCAGGACATCGGCATGACGGTTCATCCGCCCATGCTGTACATGGGCTATGTCGGGCTTTCGGTCGCATTCAGCTTCGCCATCGCCGCCCTGCTCGGCGGCTCGCTGGACTCGGCCTGGGCTCGCTGGTCGCGACCCTGGACCCTGATCGCCTGGGTGTTCCTGACCCTCGGCATCGTGCTCGGCTCCTGGTGGGCTTATTACGAACTCGGCTGGGGCGGCTGGTGGTTCTGGGACCCCGTGGAAAACGCCTCCTTCATGCCTTGGCTGGTCGCGACCGCCTTGCTCCATTCGCTGGCGGTCACTGAAAAGCGCGGCGCCTTCAAGGCCTGGACCGTACTACTCGCCATCTTCGCCTTTTCGCTGAGTCTGTTGGGAACTTTCCTGGTTCGTTCTGGCGTCCTGACCTCGGTCCACGCCTTCGCCTCGGACCCGGCGCGTGGGCTGTTCATTCTGATCTTCCTGGCTATCGTCGTCGGAAGCTCGTTGCTGCTGTACGCAATCCGGGCGCCTATGGTCAAGGACCAGGTCCGCTACGGCTTCGTGTCGAAAGAGAACCTCTTACTGCTGAACAACGTCCTGTTGATCACGGCCGCCGCCAGCATTCTGCTCGGAACGCTTTATCCTCTGGTCCTCGATGCCTTGCAACTCGGCAAGATTTCGGTCGGTTCGCCGTATTTCGCGAGTGTGTTCGGCCCTTTGATGACACCCATCTTTCTTTTGGCTGGCATCGCGCCGATGTTCGCCTGGCGTGAGGCCGACCTCGGCAAGATCGCGCGGCGCGCACGTTTTGTATTTCTTGCAAGCCTGGTGCTCGGCGTGGTGTCGACCGCGGTATTTTGGGACCCTATGGACATCAAGACTATGGCGGGACTCAGCACGGCGTTCTGGCTAGCCGCTAGTGCGCTGTTGAGTGTTTGGAATCGGGTCCGTCTGCGTGAATCCCCGCTTCAGGGTCTCAAAGCTCAATCCCGGAGCTTTTACGGCATGACCCTAGCGCATATCGGCATCGCGGTGTTTCTCACCGGCGTCGTCCTGTCCGAGCGCTACAGCCAGGAAGAGATCGTGCGGCTCGCACCGGGCGAGTCTTCGACCCTGGGCGATTACACGTTCACGTTCAAAGGCGTGACCGAGGTACAAGGCCCCAATTTCGTCGCCCAACAAGGCGAATTCCGGGTGCAACGCGGCGAGCGGGAAGTCGCCGAACTCCGGCCGCAAAAGCGCGTTTACCTGGTGCAGCGAAACGTCATGACCGAAGCGGCGATCGATCCCGGCCTCACCCGTGATCTCTATGTGGCGCTGGGCGAGCGGATGGATGGTGGCGCCTGGAGCGTGCGGCTCTATTACAAGCCGTTCATCCGCTGGATTTGGCTGGGCGGTTTGTTGATGATCGCTGGCGGCCTTTTTTCCGCCGCGGATCGGCGTTACCGTTTGGCGACCCGGCAGGCGGAAGCCTGGAACGAGTCCGCCGAAAGCAAGCTGGCGTAA
- a CDS encoding DsbE family thiol:disulfide interchange protein, with protein sequence MRYLIPLVVFAVMVIFLGIGLTLNPREVPSPFIGKPAPTFNLPQVADANKTLSTDDLKGEVSLVNVWASWCTSCREEHPVLLQLAEQNIVPIYGLNYKDERDNALAWLQRLGDPYTASAFDPEGKTGIDWGVYGVPETFVIDRDGIIRHKQTGPVTPEILEKKLLPLIRQLQNKSS encoded by the coding sequence ATGCGCTATCTCATTCCCTTGGTCGTGTTCGCCGTCATGGTGATCTTTCTGGGTATCGGTCTAACATTGAACCCCAGAGAAGTGCCCTCGCCGTTCATCGGCAAACCCGCGCCCACGTTCAACCTACCCCAGGTAGCGGATGCTAACAAAACCCTGAGTACTGACGATCTCAAGGGCGAGGTGAGCCTGGTGAATGTCTGGGCATCCTGGTGCACGTCCTGCCGGGAAGAGCACCCGGTACTGCTGCAGCTCGCAGAGCAAAACATCGTCCCCATTTACGGCCTCAACTACAAGGACGAGCGGGACAATGCCCTCGCTTGGCTGCAGCGCCTCGGCGATCCCTATACCGCGAGCGCTTTCGATCCCGAAGGCAAGACCGGGATCGATTGGGGCGTATACGGCGTACCCGAAACCTTCGTCATCGATCGCGATGGCATCATCCGCCATAAGCAGACCGGGCCTGTGACGCCGGAAATCCTCGAAAAGAAATTGTTGCCATTGATCCGCCAATTGCAAAACAAATCTTCATGA
- a CDS encoding HlyD family efflux transporter periplasmic adaptor subunit has protein sequence MKIHPKAIRARRNRRLLLVALAVVASALSYAVYWWIHGRFWVVTDNAFVAGNLIPVEADTTGIVTQVLVEETQFVNKGDLLVQLDEHRAYAALGQSEGDLGRTVRSIGALFATRQQLCRKRDARSALLARVRHDVIRFRQAYPSGSVSEQVLQNAEDQMTALGAELREVGAELQAIEARVGGTSRTEHPEIEAAKHRFIEAYLDFVRQRIRAPVSGYVAKRKVQVGDRVHPGDLLLMVVPLDHLWVEANLRETELRKVRPGQSAEVIVDLYGRRRLYHGTVEGLVPGTGSVFALLPPDNATGNFIHIVQRVPVRIALRKDEILKRPIRPGLSTVTSIHIGEPGQPVNTSLADTSAEAYRTDIFSEELAAAERKAEEIIQANVVPKDDLLESSCTWSDMSVESPHQTERTKRGGPKAVQ, from the coding sequence ATGAAGATTCATCCCAAGGCGATTCGCGCCCGCCGTAATCGTCGTTTGTTGCTGGTGGCTCTAGCCGTGGTCGCGAGTGCGCTGAGCTATGCCGTGTATTGGTGGATTCACGGCCGGTTCTGGGTCGTAACCGACAATGCCTTCGTCGCCGGCAATCTGATCCCGGTCGAAGCGGATACCACCGGCATCGTCACCCAGGTCCTGGTCGAAGAAACCCAATTCGTGAACAAGGGCGACCTCCTGGTTCAGCTCGACGAACACCGCGCTTACGCCGCCCTGGGACAAAGCGAAGGCGACTTGGGGCGGACCGTGCGCAGCATCGGCGCCCTGTTTGCGACACGCCAGCAACTCTGCCGGAAACGGGATGCACGCTCGGCCCTGCTCGCCCGAGTACGCCATGACGTGATTCGCTTCCGCCAGGCGTATCCGAGCGGTTCAGTTTCGGAGCAAGTCTTGCAAAACGCCGAGGATCAGATGACCGCGCTCGGGGCGGAACTGCGTGAGGTCGGGGCGGAACTCCAGGCCATTGAGGCACGCGTGGGGGGCACCAGCCGCACCGAACACCCCGAGATCGAAGCCGCCAAACACCGGTTTATCGAGGCTTATCTGGATTTCGTGAGGCAGCGTATTCGGGCGCCTGTGTCGGGTTATGTGGCGAAGCGCAAGGTCCAGGTGGGCGACCGGGTCCACCCCGGAGACCTGTTGCTCATGGTAGTGCCCCTGGATCATTTGTGGGTGGAGGCGAACCTGCGCGAGACTGAGTTGCGTAAGGTTCGGCCGGGCCAGTCGGCCGAAGTGATCGTCGATCTCTACGGTCGGCGTCGGCTTTATCACGGCACGGTCGAAGGGCTGGTGCCCGGCACTGGCAGTGTGTTCGCCCTGCTGCCGCCGGACAATGCCACTGGCAATTTCATTCATATCGTCCAGCGGGTGCCGGTGCGCATTGCTTTGCGGAAAGACGAGATTCTGAAACGACCGATTCGTCCGGGACTATCCACGGTGACTTCGATCCATATCGGCGAGCCCGGCCAGCCGGTGAATACCTCGCTGGCTGATACATCCGCAGAGGCGTACCGAACGGATATTTTCAGCGAAGAACTTGCCGCCGCGGAACGCAAGGCGGAGGAAATCATCCAGGCCAATGTGGTGCCTAAAGACGATCTCTTGGAATCCTCTTGCACTTGGTCCGACATGTCCGTTGAATCTCCACATCAAACTGAGCGAACCAAAAGAGGCGGTCCAAAAGCAGTCCAGTGA
- a CDS encoding cytochrome c-type biogenesis protein, producing the protein MMHRLLPFFLILPLTAQAIEIREFDDPAKRQRYENLIQELRCLVCQNQSLADSDADLAKDLRDEVYAIIQSGKSEQEAVKFLTDRYGDFVLYRPPFKMTTALLWIGPFLFLAGGSAFLWRQVKRRNATEDLALSDEERKRLERLRNNLEG; encoded by the coding sequence ATGATGCACCGGTTACTGCCGTTCTTTCTGATTCTTCCCCTCACCGCTCAAGCCATCGAGATCCGCGAGTTCGACGATCCGGCCAAGCGACAGCGCTACGAAAATCTGATCCAAGAGCTTCGCTGCCTGGTCTGCCAGAACCAATCCCTGGCCGATTCCGATGCTGATCTTGCAAAGGACCTGCGGGACGAGGTCTACGCCATCATCCAAAGTGGCAAGAGTGAGCAGGAAGCGGTCAAGTTCCTTACGGACCGCTATGGCGATTTCGTGCTGTATCGTCCCCCATTCAAAATGACGACAGCCCTCTTGTGGATAGGGCCGTTCCTGTTCCTGGCCGGCGGCAGCGCCTTTCTCTGGCGGCAGGTGAAGCGCCGTAACGCCACCGAAGATCTCGCGCTTTCCGATGAAGAAAGAAAGCGTCTCGAGCGGCTTCGCAACAATCTCGAAGGTTAA
- a CDS encoding class I SAM-dependent methyltransferase: MNPQASALDKFLDQYPIENEDGILIFRAVPGDYLRRLRGRPVFCQQTFKPEADALVGLGAEAVTETDTQCSLAIVFATKHKEETLYHIAQAVSRLHEGGRLVVTAANDLGATSLEKRCAELIGRIQSFSKHKCRVFWGKKESARLDRVLMASWLRAGELQPIPGTDLLSRPGVFSWNRIDPGSRLLVECLPDDLAGCGADLGAGYGYLSRMLLSRSAAITGLHLFEAEHKALEAARRNLAVFAPLTSLHFHWHDVTAGLPVDQFDFVIMNPPFHTGREADPGLGRAFIRTALTSLKPDGRLYFVANRHLPYEKLVRTCAGREKTLAECGGYKVMEVRKQWEAGRYGRCQRQAPEAALDATANSPDPHPAENKAPSEAPSERRRSSDTLLQVE, translated from the coding sequence ATGAATCCCCAAGCTTCCGCCTTGGATAAATTTCTCGATCAGTACCCTATTGAAAACGAAGACGGCATTTTGATTTTTCGCGCCGTGCCTGGCGATTATCTTCGGCGGCTGCGCGGACGACCGGTGTTTTGCCAACAGACCTTTAAGCCGGAAGCAGACGCCTTGGTCGGGCTGGGTGCCGAAGCCGTCACCGAGACCGATACTCAGTGCAGTCTTGCCATCGTTTTCGCGACCAAGCACAAGGAAGAAACCCTTTACCACATTGCACAAGCGGTCTCACGGTTGCACGAGGGCGGTAGACTGGTCGTTACCGCCGCCAACGACCTCGGCGCGACTTCGCTGGAAAAACGTTGCGCGGAGCTGATCGGCAGGATTCAGTCATTCAGCAAGCACAAATGTCGGGTATTTTGGGGGAAAAAAGAGTCCGCCCGACTCGATCGGGTATTAATGGCGTCCTGGCTTCGGGCAGGCGAACTCCAGCCGATACCGGGAACAGATTTGTTGAGCCGGCCCGGCGTGTTTAGTTGGAATCGCATCGATCCCGGTTCGCGCTTGCTTGTCGAATGTCTTCCGGACGATCTCGCGGGATGCGGTGCCGACCTCGGAGCGGGTTACGGCTATTTGAGCCGCATGCTGCTCTCCCGTTCCGCCGCTATCACCGGGCTGCACTTGTTCGAAGCTGAGCATAAGGCACTAGAAGCAGCACGACGCAACCTTGCCGTATTCGCCCCCTTGACGTCCTTACATTTTCATTGGCACGACGTTACCGCGGGGTTGCCCGTCGATCAGTTTGATTTCGTCATCATGAATCCGCCGTTTCACACTGGGCGGGAGGCCGATCCCGGCTTGGGCCGAGCGTTTATTCGCACGGCTCTGACTTCCCTCAAGCCCGACGGCCGGCTCTATTTTGTCGCTAATCGCCATCTGCCCTACGAAAAGCTCGTTCGAACCTGCGCCGGCCGCGAGAAAACGCTGGCGGAATGCGGCGGCTACAAAGTCATGGAAGTGCGGAAACAATGGGAAGCCGGGCGCTATGGTCGCTGCCAAAGGCAAGCACCCGAGGCGGCGCTCGACGCCACGGCGAATAGCCCGGACCCACACCCCGCCGAAAACAAAGCACCATCAGAAGCGCCATCTGAGAGACGTCGATCATCGGACACGCTTCTGCAGGTAGAATGA
- the ccmD gene encoding heme exporter protein CcmD → MNWQQFFSMGGYGFYVWTSYGLMFVVLGLNLFWAIRRKSEVTKSVVRRIRQEGKRS, encoded by the coding sequence ATGAATTGGCAACAGTTTTTTTCCATGGGCGGCTACGGCTTTTATGTGTGGACGTCCTACGGTTTGATGTTTGTTGTTTTGGGCCTCAATCTCTTTTGGGCGATACGCCGAAAATCCGAAGTGACTAAAAGCGTCGTGCGTCGGATAAGGCAGGAGGGCAAACGGTCATGA